In the genome of Kazachstania africana CBS 2517 chromosome 6, complete genome, the window TAACTGATAGATTCACCTGTGGTAAAtgtaaagaaaagaaagtttCTTACTATCAATTACAAACTAGGTCTGCAGATGAACCTTTAACCACATTTTGTACATGTGAAGTATGCGGTAACAGATGGAAATTTTCCTAAGTTATATTAATTCGATTGACGCAAAGtttgtaataatatataaataccGTACGTATGCTAAGAAACAATGATAAAAACTAACTTAAAAACTTATAGATGACTCGTCGCACCAATTGAATATGTAGCTTGACGATGGTGGGGAAGTAAAgttccaaaaaaaaaataacgaCAACTGCAGGACTCGAACCTGCGCGGGCAGAGCCCAAAAGATTTCTAATCTTTCGCCTTAACCACTCGGCCAAGTTGCCTCAATAATAGTATTTCTGGTGAAAGTGACATGTACTACCAATATCACTGGGTATTGCTGAAAAAGCCTCGTCTCCGATACGCCTAATTCAGTGCGACTGCTATCTAACCTTAATTAAGCAGCCATTTGTTAAACTTCATCGCCAATGTTTATTCTTTGTGGCACAAGACGTCTAAGCTGGCTTCGTGAATAtagttctttctttcttgacATAAGTATATGATCATGTAAATTGTGTCTTCAGTCATAGTTGTCCTATGATGGGACTAGCGAACCGCTTGTCCCATAATGTCTAATGTGAACATATGAACGAACTATCTGCATGAAgagatttgaagaaagaaggGATGTACTCAAAGTAGACTATGCTAATAATTTAGACATTGGCATGCttcttatatatacactTGTACTTCGGTGATACgctaataaataaattatgACGTATGTATCTAAACTCGCAGGGGTATTTAACAATTCTAGATGACCCCAATGGTGAAAACTTTCTATTAgtattaatcaattttatttttatagGTCGCATATTACCAAACAACCGCTTATTAACTTCAGTTTTCTGGGAACCAAAAATATGAACTTCACAGAAAATGAATGGTAAAcactttaatttttgatagcAAAAGTTGAAGGCACGTTACTAAATACCCgtattgatttgaatttcaagTTTATGAATACAGTTTTACTGTAATACTTTGCTGGTATAGTTATTAAAAGAGAGTTCCCTGAAACTATATTGCAAGACTTGCCACAATCGACATCTACATCTCATGTGTAGAATCAACGCATCCGATacatttcaatattaaacATTAGGTTAATCATATAAAGTTGTTACAAagttttttaaaaatataaatctGTATAAATGATGCTTTCTAAAAGCTACTCCAATTCCAATCTACTGGTACACTTCCTACTAAGCTATCTCTATGTTTTTTGCTATTAGGATCATCACGACGCCCATTTTTCTTAAGTATGTCATTCCCATCATTGGTAATAACAATTTCATGATTCTGCTGTTCTTTAATCttctgattttttttctttctgaTATCATcgataatattttcatattcatcCATACAATTATCGCAAACCTTTGATATTACACCACCAAATTGTCTCAAGTGGCAGAATTTAGCATCTGAGTCTAGATATAAGGTATGCTTGACATGATCTtgacaaaaaatttcaccGCAATGACGACAATGATGTTTACGTTCCACCACGGTGAATTTTTTACCACATTTTTTACAATTGGTTCTCTGAGAATCAGGCACCCAATGCTTCTTCGTTGGTTGAATTGATATTATGGGCTCGTTTTCAGAAGCGGCGTAATCTTTGAGATAACTGGGCACAAATTTGAGTATGAAATTTTGCTTTATGGTATCATATATCGAATTATTAGAATGTAAACTCATTGAATCGGCACTACTATTACGATCCAAATTGTTATTACGCGTTGATAGTAGTAAAGAATCCAGATCTGTGttcaattcattaaaatttgaGTAGTCGTGTGGATGATATTGcgaattttcatttggtCTCTTgatatcttcatttgtAATGTTTGTCTCTGAAACATTACGTAAAACTGCAGGAATATATAAAGGTTTTTTAGGGTTACCAATTTGTCTCATggatttatttgatttggGAGAGTATGGCTTCGTTACGACCGAGACTTCAAATGAAGTTCTCCGCCTTGATAAAGGTTGCCTTAAACTTCTCAtatcatttgatttcaggtgaatcattgatttcgaatttttcattaatttatttacattttcatttttcaatactaGGTCCGGTGGTAAATTGTCTATATTGGAAGTAGTAGTAATAGGaggttgttgttgttgaatGGTATTATTTCTTAATGTCATGAGATTAACTTTACTATTGATGTGATTTTGTGAATTAATGCTATTTTTCAAactaaaatttgaattacGTTTCTCTAACCTTCCACTTCTTGATGGATCAATTTTCATCTTGGAACCAATACTTGATTTTCTTGCGGATGATCGTCTTGGTGTACTGGTTGCCGTGCTTGGTTTACTGGAACTAATGGAGTCTGGTTTTGAAAGAGCATCgtcttcattattatttgttaGCATGTCATTAATTTCCATTGAGTCACCAGTTTTCAGAATAGAAAGCTTTCTTAAAGCCTGTGTGGTAAGATTGACATTAGGgacatcttcatcagaCTGATCTTCATTATCCTTATTACTGATTAGAGCTTCAGTAACAACTGGTTGCCTACTAACTGAACCAACATTGATTCTATTATCATTGGTGAAAGGTTGTTGTAATCCTATATTATCATCCTCTTCAATGACACTACCAGGAGTAGACTTTGTATTACTACCACTTGCTTGCGGATTGATCATTGACTTCAGAGAAAGACTACTGAATGCACTCTGTACTGAATGCTGTCTTGATTTTCTTGGTATTACTTTTTGAAACGTTAGAGGAGCACCATCTTTGTCAGGGGAGGCACTAACAGCCGGAGATTTCCTATTAGAATAGATGACAGAGGAAGATTGGGAAATATCCTCTTTTTCCGGttcttcttgaattgtGGAGGCTCTTGTTTCCTTTACAGAATGTTCACGATCTGTAATATCAGATGTGACaagcatttgaaaaatgtaaGAGTCTTTTTAATTAATGAACacaataaattatcaattaaaaTGATTACAAATCTCACTATTCATGTGAACTTAATCGCACTTAAGAtctttttgctttttttgtATTGGTGATGATAATCGTTTATAATCCAATTTTAGTTCCAAAGGAAAAGACTGGAGAAGCTAAAAAACCAGGGTCGGAATAATTAGGCCCATGTGGCAGCCCTATATGAATTACAAGGGTCGGAATTATATTTTGGATGTTGCCCTAACATTTTTACATTATTTACCCTGTATTTCTAGTATAACCCTAAACAAAAAGCATCACGtgattttaaaaaactGGGTAACAAGAAAGTTGTACACCCTAACCTACTTTGGTGTAAGGTACGGATGTATGGCTTAGGGTTATTTGCAGCGACTAAACGCTCGCGAAagtttttcattcaatttttgacaCGTTAAggctttcttttttgaacaGCAAATACATTGTATGTAAGTGGAAAGATACGTATAGGTGAAAGATAATTctcttttttaattcaatCATTGTTGCCATCCAACTGTATATGGTTCATTTCATAACACTCAATTGAATTCCAAGCttttaatatattcaagaaattaataaatacAAGGCAGTTCTCTCCCCATAATGTCAACGGCAGTTGTAAAAAATAGGGAATCTTCTTCCACTACGATACAGTGGGTTCAATCCATTTTAAAAACGGCAATTTTCGTTAGTATAATATTTGCGTCTGTCTCATCGAGATTATTTGCCGTCATTAGGTTCGAATCAATTATTCACGAATTCGATCCATGGTTCAATTTTAGAGctacaaaatatttagtCGAAAactctttcaatgattttcTCAATTGGTTCGACGATAGAACTTGGTATCCGTTGGGCAGAGTCACCGGTGGTACTCTATACCCAGGTTTAATGACTACTAGTGGTTTAGTCTGGcatatcttcaaagattATCTTGGTTTACCAATTGATATCAGAAATATTTGTGTAATGTTTGCTCCCGCTTTCTCCGGTATCACAGCATACGCTACTTATAAGTTGACTTgtgaaattaaagatgaatCTGCAGGTTTATTGGCTGCTGCCTTCATCGGTATTGTTCCAGGTTATATCTCAAGATCTGTAGCAGGTTCCTACGATAACGAAGCCATTGCAATCACTTTATTAATGGTCACTTTCATGTTCTGGATTAAAGCTATGAAATACGGTTCAATCTTAAATGGTTGTCTAGCAGCCTTATTCTATTTCTATATGGTTTCTGCTTGGGGTGGGTACGTTTTTATCACCAATTTAATCCCATTCCATGTATTTTGTTTGATCCTAATGGGTAGATATAACCCTAAGATATACGTTGCTTATAACACTTGGTTCGTTATTGGTACCATTGCTTCAATGCAAATTCCATTCGTTGGCTTCTTACCAATTAAATCTAACGATCATATGTCTGCATTAGGTGTCTTTGGATTATTACAAATTGTTGCCCTGGGTAATTTTGTAAAAGGTAAAGTTTCTAGTGGTAAATTCAAGATAATTATGGTCGTATCAATGATCACTCTAATTGCTGTAGGTGTCCTAGGTTTATTCGCTCTAACTTATATGGGATTAATTGCTCCATGGACCGGTAGATTCTATTCTCTATGGGATACCAGTTATGCAAAGATCCACATTCCAATTATTGCTTCGGTTTCAGAACATCAACCTGTTACTTGGCCagctttcttctttgacacacaatttttaatttggTTATTCCCAGCTGgtgttcttcttcttttcttagaATTAAGAGATGAACATGTCTTTATCATTGCTTATTCCGTATTGTGTTCCTATTTTGCTGGTGTCATGATTAGATTAATGTTAACTTTAACTCCAGTTATTTGTATTGCAGCTGCTGTTGCATTGTCCAAAATCTTTGACAtatatttggatttttcatcaattttctttaatgatggaaaagataaaaaagtTGAACCAAGGAAGAAGGTGTTATCACTAATAACCAAATTATTTGTCTCTGCtactttcattttctacTTGTACCTTTTCGTTTACCATTGTACATGGGTGACACAAACAGCATACTCTTCACCATCTGTCGTTCTACCATCACAAGGTCCAGATGGCAGACCAGCCTTAATTGACGATTATAGAGAAGCATACTACTGGCTACGTATGAATACGAAGGAAGATGCTAAAGTTGCAGCATGGTGGGATTATGGATATCAAATTGGTGGTATGGCAGATCGTACCACTTTGGTAGATAACAATACATGGAACAACACACACATTGCCCTTATTGGTAAAGCAATGGCGTCACCAGAAGAGATATCTTACAAagttttaaaagaattggaCGTTGATTATGTTTTGATTATATTTGGTGGTGTTCTTGGATTTGGTGGTGATGATATTAATAAGTTCCTCTGGATGATTAGAATCAGTCAAGGTATTTGGCCCGATGAAATCtcagaaagaaattttttcacttcAAATGGTGAATATAAAGTGGATTCCAGTGCTACTGAaacaatgaagaaatctttATTGTACAAGATGAGTTATAAAGATTTCCCAGAATTGTTCGGTGGCAGAGGTGAAGGTATGGATAGAGTCCGTCATCAAACCATTAGAAGTGAAGATGTTGAAGCTTTAGATTATTTCGAAGAAGCATTTACATCAGAAAATTGGCTAGTGAGAATTTATAAATTGAGAGATCTTGATGATGAAGGTAGAAATTTCCGTGACGTTGGTAAATTTAATAGATtgagtgaaaaatttttaagaAAGAGATCATTGAATAAGAAGCCTGCCATTGATATGCTTATTTAGTTTAGAagtataaatatatataacttAGATATATCACTTTTGAGAAGTTACTTTTGGagcttcaattttttcagtaaatagtaaaaatttgattaaaGATTCGATATTTGATATGACATTTGTCAAAGCCCAAATCCAGATACCAAAAGAGACACCTACTTTTGTAGACATACTAGTTTGACGTCCCAATATATAGTTCAATGGTGTCAATACAAGATGCAGCCAACCATTGTTCCATACGCCGGAGATCAAATATGGGAATGTGTCGTTAGTTGGTAAATAATAGACAATTTCTTTACCCttccatattttgaatacgaaaaatggtaaagtGAGAGTGATTAATTTAAGTTTATGGAAGATTGCATGCAAATTCTTGGaatttaatttaattttggaGTCTAATTCTgataattcaattttcaatttatctaactgtctattatttttagtCCATTTGGCATAATTATCCTGAGCTGAGATGGAATGATTTTCTTCGATGAGTTGACGTTGTTTAcgtaattttgaattatacTCTCTTgtatcttttgaatttgtctTCAATGATAAGGCCATTAACCAATTTGAATGGTACTTGGCTGTATAATCGATGAATTTAGTGACAGCCACTAAGAATAGGGCGATGATCACCACAGAATTAGCCATTTCTTCTCGATTGTTCTACTGGCGATAAACCTGTTAAATTGATACCACGATGGCTCTTTTTTCAACTCTTAAGGCTCTCTTTTGCAATACAGCAGGCGGTTACCCGGAAAGAAGATAGATAACACAGTTGAATTGAAGCGTACATTCAGTAAGATTCATCCGGCGGGTCAGCGTATTTTAACCATGTACATCCTAGCCAGGTAGATATGATCAGGACTTCCAATGTCACTGCGACTTCCATTTGCTGTCGCAACGATCCCGTCACGGGAAAAGCTGGCCATATAAAGACATGGAACATATAAAACACAGACAGCATCCATTAATCAGCACCTATAGACCGATCCATACAACCGTCCAACAAAGCAGAGAGATGCACTGCGAAAATAGCAGCAGTCATTTCTTTAAATATGGCATTGCGTCCCTCACTTCTCACGGTCCACACACACACTCTCTATTcgatataaaaaattattctgATTTCCAATAAGAAGATGTGGATGTACATGGAAAGTGTTGGTGGGAATTGTAAGATAGACACTAGAGTGATGTCCGCTGAATACATAGAAGATAACTCACATTTGTCTGATGAAGATAGTGTAACGTACGATGAATGGATTCCATCATTTTGTTCAAGATTCGGCCACGAATTCTTTTGTCAAGTGCCAACAgatttcattgaagatgACTTCAATATGACTTCGCTGAGTCAAGAAGTGCCTCATTATCGTAAAGCTTTGGATCTAATCCTGGATCTAGAGGCAATGAGCGACGAGgaggaagaggaagaggaaatagaagaagaaagcgatattgatattaagAGTAATGATAACACCAATAATAGAACGGTAAATAGAAGTATCATTGAGCATTCAGCAGAACAGTTGTATGGCCTCATTCATGCAAGGTATATCTTAACAAAACAAGGTCTACAAGCAATGGCAGAAAAATTCGATCATAAACAATTCGGTACATGTCCTCGTTACTACTGTAGTGGGATGCAATTGTTACCCTGTGGTTTAAGTGATACAATTGGTAAATACACTGTGAGACTCTATTGTCCCTCATGTCAGGATCTATATCTCCCTCAATCTTCCAGATATCTCTGTTTGGAAGGTGCTTATTGGGGCACAAGTTTCCCAGGTGTATTTTTAAAgcatttcaaagaattggaagatTATGTGGAACGTAAGGGCAAAGAAGCGtatcatttgaaagtattcggtttcaaaatcaatgattTGGCAGTCTCCGGTCAAAGAATGAAATGGTTAAGGCAATGGCCTGCTACTGATGAAGAATGGgatgaatttaaaaaatgtgAATTCGAATTACCAACTATTCAACATACTTCATGACCCCAGCCTTATCATTAATTATTACttctatatatttttaattgtatttgataaattagtCCAATATTTCAATTCCATTGTCAATTCAACGGCAGTAGAATAATCCTCCTGTTCGAAACAATCCCTCAATTTGTTTACAATCGCATCCATCCTATCATCATTCTCCTGCTTAATCCTAGCAATTTCGTCATTACTTATCGAGTCATCAGCAAGTCGCTCATTAATCTCAATCACCTCCATTAATATCGACGGACCAACTTCTAATTTTTGACCATCCTCCGTCAAATCTATACCTTTATTTATCTTAATCATATACTGTGACCTACTCAACGGCTCTTTCAACACATGATACGCCTTATTCACCACAGACGAGTCCATGTCGGCACCATCACCGTTCCCAGCTACCATATCTGGGTGGAATTGTGATTGTAATACCCTATATTCTTTCCGTAACTGTGATTGATCTACATTGAATGATGGCTCTCCCCCGGGAAAACTCTTAGGAAACATCTCATAGAATGTAGACACCATCCTTCTACTACTATGACCCCATCTGAAACATCCTGAAGCCACCGATCTAAACATACTTACACTCATTCATCTGACTGTTATAAGAAAGGCAATATTAATAATCTCGCTTTTCAatgtcaaaaaaaaatctggTGTATATGAAACAGTTCCAAGTAAAGGGTGAATCCTGTAATCATCTATGGATCTGACTCAAAGATTGATCATCACACAGCCTTTGTATTTCCAGGAATCATCCCAAAAATGTGGATACTGTAAAGGTGAAAAACCAAGCCAAGGCGATTATTTTGCATTGGATTCCTGGTACCGTCCTGGTAAGGAATCCACTCATACAAATAGTACTATAGGGTTTCAATGTGAAAATATCACGATTGAAACGTACGAAAGATTGTGTAACCTTGGATTTAGAAGATCTGGTTGTTTTCTctacaaatttgatatgCTAAGGAATTGCTGTAGATTATTTACCATAAGAACTACACCAGAAGAGGTCAAATTGacaaaagaattgaaaacttgCGTGAaacattttaaaaaatttataaacGTACCACCATCAGAAAAGATTAGCAAAAATCAACCTTTCGATTACATCAATGAACTTCGCAGTTTGGATTCTGCCGATTTCCATACTGTATACGAACCTTCCGTTTTTAcaactgaaaaatatgatcTGTACGTTAAATATCAGGAACAGGTTCACAACGATTACAAACATTCAACAAGATCTTTTAAACGATTTCTTTGTGATTCACCATTTCCCGAATATACTAGAAATGGTACCAAGGAAGAATGGTCACAGTTGAATGACCCAGAATATAAGGGTAATTTTGACAGATTGGGCCCCACCCATGAATGTTACTATTACGAGGGAAAACTAATTGCACTGGCCATATTAGATTTCTTACCCAGTGGCGTATCTTCTGTTTACTTCATCTATGATCCagaattcaagaaattatcCCTAGGTAAATTAAGTGCTTTGAAAGAGTTGACTCTTGTCCACAAACTGAGTAGGCCGTTTTATTACCTCGGATATTACATTGACGATTGTCCAAAGATGAATTACAAATCTCAATATGGTGGAGAACTTTTGGACGTCTGCAATTTAAACTATGTTTCCTTAGAGTTTctaaaatcaaataatatgatCTCAAACGGTAGACTTTTCATATTGggtgaagaaaatagcATCAGCGATGAATTGTTCATGGATGATAATTTGGAAAGAACTGAATTCCCCACTGTGGAAAATGCGACCTCACTATCCAACGTAGCAGAACATATATATGGCTCAAATGGCGTTGCATTCCATAGCAAGGAGAAATATTTAAGCAAACTTGTTGAAATGGGCATACCCCTGGAGATGGAGGAACCAAAGAATGTCTTCTTCCAGAGACATTCTACCGATAAGAAATCCATGTCAGATTTGAACAATCTTCCAAGTGTCGTACCTGGCCTACTAccaattaatgaattatatGACATTATAACGTCCAGGAAGattaatgaattgaatggtGCCATGATGATATACGACACTTTGCTGCACAGAATTAGATTTATGTTCGATTTTGAAGTAGAACATCCTTCTAACAAATTGGTCATATTCAATACGATAAGACTTTTGGGACTGGACATTTGTAAATCTGCCCTCCtcattatataaatgtCTTCAAGACGGCTGCAATGAATATTCACaatcattttctcttttcatatACAACCATATATATCACTATTACTACTCATCGcatcatttctttcacGAGAAACATAGCgagatgaaaaatttcgaaataGAATATCTCGAACTATTTGCACGATAGTATATACCTTGATATACATAGGGAAGAGCTGTAGTAGGGTATTAAACTACACTTCGTCGTTGCATAATACAGCAGTATCCCCAAAGCAAGTTTTTCTGATACTTAAATTATGAGTAGCATCGATGAAGTTGTAAAGCTTATCGAAAATTTATATTCACCAAACCCAACGGTAGATGTTAATCAAACACAACTGACATTACAATCCTtacaaaaatcaaatgatgGATCACGTTTAGCAGTTGAATTATTATCCGTTTCAAGCAATTTTAGCCCAAATGTCAAATATTTCGGTGCTTTGACTTTAACTGTGCAACTTAATACAGCTCAGGAAAATAGTGCAAACTGGAACCTTCTCAAATATAATCTGAATTATCTAATCCAATATTCTGCATTATATGCATCTAATCCAAGCCATCATGGTAGTCTATTTATCactatcaagaaattaatgTCAAATCTGTCGTTGATTTTTATGAACATTAATGACAGTGAAAATGACAACGAGCCAGAAAACTTGTTGACTTCATGGAGTAACCCTCTAGATACTTTTGTCACTTTATTATCTGCTTATAATGGCTCTCCAGAACAAATCAATGA includes:
- the CKB1 gene encoding casein kinase 2 regulatory subunit CKB1 (similar to Saccharomyces cerevisiae CKB1 (YGL019W); ancestral locus Anc_4.102); translated protein: MSAEYIEDNSHLSDEDSVTYDEWIPSFCSRFGHEFFCQVPTDFIEDDFNMTSLSQEVPHYRKALDLILDLEAMSDEEEEEEEIEEESDIDIKSNDNTNNRTVNRSIIEHSAEQLYGLIHARYILTKQGLQAMAEKFDHKQFGTCPRYYCSGMQLLPCGLSDTIGKYTVRLYCPSCQDLYLPQSSRYLCLEGAYWGTSFPGVFLKHFKELEDYVERKGKEAYHLKVFGFKINDLAVSGQRMKWLRQWPATDEEWDEFKKCEFELPTIQHTS
- the GET1 gene encoding GET complex subunit GET1 (similar to Saccharomyces cerevisiae GET1 (YGL020C); ancestral locus Anc_4.101), with the translated sequence MANSVVIIALFLVAVTKFIDYTAKYHSNWLMALSLKTNSKDTREYNSKLRKQRQLIEENHSISAQDNYAKWTKNNRQLDKLKIELSELDSKIKLNSKNLHAIFHKLKLITLTLPFFVFKIWKGKEIVYYLPTNDTFPYLISGVWNNGWLHLVLTPLNYILGRQTSMSTKVGVSFGIWIWALTNVISNIESLIKFLLFTEKIEAPKVTSQK
- the PIB2 gene encoding Pib2p (similar to Saccharomyces cerevisiae PIB2 (YGL023C); ancestral locus Anc_4.97); this encodes MLVTSDITDREHSVKETRASTIQEEPEKEDISQSSSVIYSNRKSPAVSASPDKDGAPLTFQKVIPRKSRQHSVQSAFSSLSLKSMINPQASGSNTKSTPGSVIEEDDNIGLQQPFTNDNRINVGSVSRQPVVTEALISNKDNEDQSDEDVPNVNLTTQALRKLSILKTGDSMEINDMLTNNNEDDALSKPDSISSSKPSTATSTPRRSSARKSSIGSKMKIDPSRSGRLEKRNSNFSLKNSINSQNHINSKVNLMTLRNNTIQQQQPPITTTSNIDNLPPDLVLKNENVNKLMKNSKSMIHLKSNDMRSLRQPLSRRRTSFEVSVVTKPYSPKSNKSMRQIGNPKKPLYIPAVLRNVSETNITNEDIKRPNENSQYHPHDYSNFNELNTDLDSLLLSTRNNNLDRNSSADSMSLHSNNSIYDTIKQNFILKFVPSYLKDYAASENEPIISIQPTKKHWVPDSQRTNCKKCGKKFTVVERKHHCRHCGEIFCQDHVKHTLYLDSDAKFCHLRQFGGVISKVCDNCMDEYENIIDDIRKKKNQKIKEQQNHEIVITNDGNDILKKNGRRDDPNSKKHRDSLVGSVPVDWNWSSF
- the ATE1 gene encoding arginyltransferase (similar to Saccharomyces cerevisiae ATE1 (YGL017W); ancestral locus Anc_4.104), coding for MDLTQRLIITQPLYFQESSQKCGYCKGEKPSQGDYFALDSWYRPGKESTHTNSTIGFQCENITIETYERLCNLGFRRSGCFLYKFDMLRNCCRLFTIRTTPEEVKLTKELKTCVKHFKKFINVPPSEKISKNQPFDYINELRSLDSADFHTVYEPSVFTTEKYDLYVKYQEQVHNDYKHSTRSFKRFLCDSPFPEYTRNGTKEEWSQLNDPEYKGNFDRLGPTHECYYYEGKLIALAILDFLPSGVSSVYFIYDPEFKKLSLGKLSALKELTLVHKLSRPFYYLGYYIDDCPKMNYKSQYGGELLDVCNLNYVSLEFLKSNNMISNGRLFILGEENSISDELFMDDNLERTEFPTVENATSLSNVAEHIYGSNGVAFHSKEKYLSKLVEMGIPLEMEEPKNVFFQRHSTDKKSMSDLNNLPSVVPGLLPINELYDIITSRKINELNGAMMIYDTLLHRIRFMFDFEVEHPSNKLVIFNTIRLLGLDICKSALLII
- the STT3 gene encoding dolichyl-diphosphooligosaccharide--protein glycosyltransferase subunit STT3 (similar to Saccharomyces cerevisiae STT3 (YGL022W); ancestral locus Anc_4.98), whose product is MSTAVVKNRESSSTTIQWVQSILKTAIFVSIIFASVSSRLFAVIRFESIIHEFDPWFNFRATKYLVENSFNDFLNWFDDRTWYPLGRVTGGTLYPGLMTTSGLVWHIFKDYLGLPIDIRNICVMFAPAFSGITAYATYKLTCEIKDESAGLLAAAFIGIVPGYISRSVAGSYDNEAIAITLLMVTFMFWIKAMKYGSILNGCLAALFYFYMVSAWGGYVFITNLIPFHVFCLILMGRYNPKIYVAYNTWFVIGTIASMQIPFVGFLPIKSNDHMSALGVFGLLQIVALGNFVKGKVSSGKFKIIMVVSMITLIAVGVLGLFALTYMGLIAPWTGRFYSLWDTSYAKIHIPIIASVSEHQPVTWPAFFFDTQFLIWLFPAGVLLLFLELRDEHVFIIAYSVLCSYFAGVMIRLMLTLTPVICIAAAVALSKIFDIYLDFSSIFFNDGKDKKVEPRKKVLSLITKLFVSATFIFYLYLFVYHCTWVTQTAYSSPSVVLPSQGPDGRPALIDDYREAYYWLRMNTKEDAKVAAWWDYGYQIGGMADRTTLVDNNTWNNTHIALIGKAMASPEEISYKVLKELDVDYVLIIFGGVLGFGGDDINKFLWMIRISQGIWPDEISERNFFTSNGEYKVDSSATETMKKSLLYKMSYKDFPELFGGRGEGMDRVRHQTIRSEDVEALDYFEEAFTSENWLVRIYKLRDLDDEGRNFRDVGKFNRLSEKFLRKRSLNKKPAIDMLI
- the JAC1 gene encoding J-type chaperone JAC1 (similar to Saccharomyces cerevisiae JAC1 (YGL018C); ancestral locus Anc_4.103) — its product is MFRSVASGCFRWGHSSRRMVSTFYEMFPKSFPGGEPSFNVDQSQLRKEYRVLQSQFHPDMVAGNGDGADMDSSVVNKAYHVLKEPLSRSQYMIKINKGIDLTEDGQKLEVGPSILMEVIEINERLADDSISNDEIARIKQENDDRMDAIVNKLRDCFEQEDYSTAVELTMELKYWTNLSNTIKNI